Below is a window of Nocardioides sp. S-1144 DNA.
ATCCCGCGCACCAAGCGCGCCGAGGGTCAGTGGGCGCTGGGCTACACCGAGCCGCTCAACAAGAACGAGCAGTCCAAGAAGGACGACGACCCGCTCAACGTCCGGGACCGGATCCTGCACACCTACTCCAAGCGCGGCTTCGCCTCGATCGACCCCGCCGACCTGCGCGGCCGGTTCCGGTGGATGGGTCTCTACACCCAGCGCGCCCCCGGCTTCGACGGCGGCAAGACTGCGACGCTCGAGGAGGAGGAGCTCGACGACGAGTACTTCATGCTCCGCGTCCGCTCCGACGGCCGGCTGCTGACCCACGACGCCGTCCGCGCGCTCGGGGAGATCGGCGTCGAGTACGCCCGTGACACCGCCGACGTCACCGACCGCGAGAACATCCAGTACCACTGGATCCGCATCGAGGACGTCCCCGCGATCTGGGACCGCCTCGACGCCGCCGGGCTGAGCAGCCTCGAGGCCTGCGGCGACTCCCCGCGACCCTTCCTCGGCTCCCCGGTGGCCGGCGTCGCCGTCGACGAGATCATCGACGGGACCTCGGCGCTCGAGGAGATCTTCGACCGCTTCATCGGCGACCCGGCGTTCTCGAACTTCCCGCGGAAGTTCAAGACCGCGCTGACCGGTCACCCCAGCCACGACGTCTCCCCCGAGACCAACGACGTCGCCTTCGTCGGCACCGTCCACCCCGTGCACGGGCCCGGCTTCGACCTCTGGGTCGGCGGCGGGCTCTCCACCAACCCGATGCTGGCCGCCAAGATGGGCGTCTGGATCCCGCTCGAGGAGGTGCCGGACGCCTGGTCGGCCGTCGCCGGCGTCTTCCGCGACTACGGCTACCGCCGCCTCCGCTCGCGCGCCCGCCTCAAGTTCCTGGTCGCCGACTGGGGCATCGAGAAGTTCCGCGAGGTCGTGGAGAAGGAGTACCTCGGCCGCGAGCTCGTCTCCTGCCCCTCGCCCGCCTCCCCCGTCGGGCACCGCGACCACATCGGCGTCCACGACCAGAAGGACGGCAAGAAGTACGTCGGCGTCGCGCCGATCGCCGGCCGCATCTCCGGCACCCTGCTGGTCCAGCTCGCCGACGCCATCGAGGAGTTCGGCGTCGCCGGTGCCCGCCTCACGCCGTACCAGAAGATCGTGCTGATCGGCGTCGAGCCCGAGCGGCTCGAGGCCCTGGTCGCCCGCCTCGACGAGATCGGGCTCTCGGCCCGGCCCTCGACCTGGCGGCGCAACACGATGGCCTGCACCGGCATCGAGTTCTGCAAGCTCGCCATCGTCGACACCAAGGAGCGCGCCCGCCGCCTGGTCGGCGAGCTCGAGCAGCGCTTCCCCGACCTCGACACCCCGATCACCGTCAACGTCAACGGCTGCCCCAACGCCTGCGCGCGCACCCAGGTCGCCGACATCGGCCTCAAGGGGCAGCTCGTCATGCACGAGGGCCAGCAGGTCGAGGGCTTCCAGGTGCACCTCGGGGGTGCGACCGGGCTGCAGGCCAACTTCGGGCGCAAGCTGCGGGCCCACAAGGTCACCAGCGCCGGGCTCGACGACTACATCACCGCCGTCGTCAGCAACTACCTCCAGGACCGCGTCGACCTCGGCGAGGACTTCGCCACCTGGGTCGCCCGCGCCGACGAGGGACTACTGCGCGGCGACAAGGTGTTGGCGACGTCATGAGCGAACGCGCCGTCCCGTTCCACTGCCCGTACTGCGGCGACCAGAACCTCTGGCCCCACGAGGCGACCCGCGGCGCCTGGGAGTGCCGGGACTGCCAGCGCGTCTTCTCGCTGAAGTCCCTCGGTCTCCTGCGCCCGGAAGGAGTCGTCCGATGACCAGCACCCCACGCCGTTCTTCGCCTCCCCCGCTGCGCTCCGCCGCCGAACAACGCCGAGGGGACCCCGCATGAGCACGCTCACCACCCGGACCGCCCGCGCCGCGCGCGGCGTCTCGGCCGAGGGCCGCTCCCCCGAGGAGCTGCGCGACCTCGTGTCCCACTGGGGCGCCGAGCTCGAGCTCGCCCCCGCCGAGACGATCATCGAGTGGGCCGCCGCGACGTTCGGCGACCGGTTCGCGATCACCTCCTCGATGGGCGACGCCGTGCTGGCCCACGTCGCGGCCAAGGTCGTGCCCGGCGTCGACGTCGTCTTCCTCGACACCGGCTACCACTTCGTGGAGACCATCGGCACGCGCGACGCCGTCGGCGCCACGATGGACGTCAACCTGCTCTCGATCACCCCCAAGCTGAGCGTGGCCGAGCAGGACGCCGAGTTCGGCAAGGACCTCTTCCGCACCGACCCCGACGCCTGCTGCGCGATGCGCAAGGTCGCCCCGCTGGCCGACGCCCTCGCCCGCTACGACGCCTGGGCGACCGGCCTGCGCCGCGCCGAGACGCACAACCGCGTCATCGCGCCGGTGATCGGCTGGGACGCGAAGAAGGGCAAGGTCAAGGTCTCCCCGCTCGCCCGCTGGAGCGACGAGCAGGTCGAGCGGTACATCGCCGACAACGGCGTCCTGGTGAACCCGCTCGTGCACGACGGATACCCCTCGATCGGGTGCGCCCCCTGCACCCGACGCGTCGCGCCCGGCGAGGACCCGCGCAGCGGGCGCTGGGCCGGCACCACCAAGACCGAGTGCGGGATCCACACGTGATCCCCCGCTCCGCCCTCGTCTGGGCCCTGACTGAGAGGAGGCGGCCCTGATGGCTGCTCCCGCCCTGGTCGCCCTCGCACACGCGAGCCGCGACTCCCGGACCACCAAGGCCGTCGCCGCCCTCGTCGACGAGGTGCGGTCGCAGCGCCCCGACCTGCGGGTCGAGCGTGCCTTCCTCGACGCCGACAGCCCCGCCGGCTCGACCGCGCGCTGGGTCCGCCCGGAGTTCCAGGCCGTCGTCGACCGCCTCGTGAAGGCCGGTCACGACGAGGTCGTCGTCGTCCCGCTCGTGCTCTCGGACGGCTCCGGCTCCGAGGTGCCCGGCGTCGCGGACGCCGTCCACGCCGCCACCGCGCGCCACCCCGGCCTCCAGGTCCGCGTCAGCGCCGACCTCGGACTCGAGGCGTGCTTCCTCGAGGTCCTCGACGAGCGGCTCCGCGAGGCGCTGCGCAGCTCGCGGATCCGGGAGCTGGACGCGCTGGTGCTCGCCGCCGCCGGGTCCACCGACCCGCTCGCCAACCAGTCGGTCGCCCGCCTGGCCCGCCTGTGGGGCACCCACCACCGGCTCCCGGTCACCGCCGCGTACGCCGGCAGCGCCCCGCCGGCCACTGGCGAGGCCGTTCGCGCCTTCCGCGCCGAGGGACGCCGGCACATCGCGGTCGCCTCGCTCTTCCTGACCCCCGGCGTCCTCACGGACCGGGCCTGCGAGCTCGCCGTCGAGGCCGGCGCCGTCGCGGTTTCGGCCCCGCTCGGCGCGCACCCGGAGATCGCGCGCGTCGTCCTGGCCCGCTACGCCGTCGGCGCAGTCGAGCTCGTCCCGGTCTGATCACGCCGGCCGAGGAACGAGGCCGGCGTGATCGTCGGTCGTCGAGCAAGTGGCGCGTCCGAGGAACGAGGGCGCGACCCGCGTGTCGAGCCGCCTGGCCCAGCGAGTTCGAGCCAGCCGCGGGATGGTTGGACGGACGGCCGGGGGTTTCGTCGGCGCTCGCTGGCGCTCGCTTGCTCAACCTCCGGGGTGGGCGGACGGGCCGGGGGTTTCGTCGGCGCTCGCTGGCGCTCGCTTGCTCAACCTCCGGGTAACCGGCTCGGGGTTTCGTCGGCGCTCGCTGGCGCTCGCTTGCTCAACCTCCGGGGTGGGCGGACGGTCCGGGGGTTTCGTCGGCGCTCGCTGGCGCTCGCTTGCTCAACCTCCGGGTGGTTGGGTGGGCGGGCCGGGGGTTTCGTCGGCGCTCGCTGGCGCTCGCTTGCTCAACCTCCGCCGGGGCGGGCGATTGGAGGGGGCCTGTCAGCCGACGAGCTGGACGAGGAGTCGGTCGAGCTGGTCGACGGGGTCGGCGGTGATGCCGCCGTGCACCGGGCCGGGTTGGAGGACGGTGCTGCGCGGCGCCTTGAGGAAGCCGAACCGCTGGCTGACCGGGGCTGCGCCCGCGCTGCCGGCGTCCTCGGACCCGGTGCAGACGGCGTCGACGAAGGCCAGCGCGGTGCGGAGCTGGTCGGGGTCGACG
It encodes the following:
- a CDS encoding nitrite/sulfite reductase, yielding MPDRRHQSKPPVHTEIPRTKRAEGQWALGYTEPLNKNEQSKKDDDPLNVRDRILHTYSKRGFASIDPADLRGRFRWMGLYTQRAPGFDGGKTATLEEEELDDEYFMLRVRSDGRLLTHDAVRALGEIGVEYARDTADVTDRENIQYHWIRIEDVPAIWDRLDAAGLSSLEACGDSPRPFLGSPVAGVAVDEIIDGTSALEEIFDRFIGDPAFSNFPRKFKTALTGHPSHDVSPETNDVAFVGTVHPVHGPGFDLWVGGGLSTNPMLAAKMGVWIPLEEVPDAWSAVAGVFRDYGYRRLRSRARLKFLVADWGIEKFREVVEKEYLGRELVSCPSPASPVGHRDHIGVHDQKDGKKYVGVAPIAGRISGTLLVQLADAIEEFGVAGARLTPYQKIVLIGVEPERLEALVARLDEIGLSARPSTWRRNTMACTGIEFCKLAIVDTKERARRLVGELEQRFPDLDTPITVNVNGCPNACARTQVADIGLKGQLVMHEGQQVEGFQVHLGGATGLQANFGRKLRAHKVTSAGLDDYITAVVSNYLQDRVDLGEDFATWVARADEGLLRGDKVLATS
- a CDS encoding transposase, whose amino-acid sequence is MSERAVPFHCPYCGDQNLWPHEATRGAWECRDCQRVFSLKSLGLLRPEGVVR
- a CDS encoding phosphoadenylyl-sulfate reductase; protein product: MSTLTTRTARAARGVSAEGRSPEELRDLVSHWGAELELAPAETIIEWAAATFGDRFAITSSMGDAVLAHVAAKVVPGVDVVFLDTGYHFVETIGTRDAVGATMDVNLLSITPKLSVAEQDAEFGKDLFRTDPDACCAMRKVAPLADALARYDAWATGLRRAETHNRVIAPVIGWDAKKGKVKVSPLARWSDEQVERYIADNGVLVNPLVHDGYPSIGCAPCTRRVAPGEDPRSGRWAGTTKTECGIHT
- a CDS encoding sirohydrochlorin chelatase, whose translation is MAAPALVALAHASRDSRTTKAVAALVDEVRSQRPDLRVERAFLDADSPAGSTARWVRPEFQAVVDRLVKAGHDEVVVVPLVLSDGSGSEVPGVADAVHAATARHPGLQVRVSADLGLEACFLEVLDERLREALRSSRIRELDALVLAAAGSTDPLANQSVARLARLWGTHHRLPVTAAYAGSAPPATGEAVRAFRAEGRRHIAVASLFLTPGVLTDRACELAVEAGAVAVSAPLGAHPEIARVVLARYAVGAVELVPV
- a CDS encoding DUF3037 domain-containing protein, producing the protein MSGQAYQYVALRCVPRVDREEFLNVGVVLYCHATDFLGAAWRVDPARIGALDALVDPDQLRTALAFVDAVCTGSEDAGSAGAAPVSQRFGFLKAPRSTVLQPGPVHGGITADPVDQLDRLLVQLVG